A genome region from Alistipes dispar includes the following:
- a CDS encoding MFS transporter has translation MHTPIKLREKIGYGLGDAASSMFWKLFGSYLLFFYTDVFGLPAAAVGTMFLVTRLWDSFVDPVVGVLADRTRSRRGKFRPYLLRFAVPFGIAGILTFTTPGFGPTGKLVYAYVSYGAMMMVYSAVNVPYASLLGVISDNPRTRTELSSYRMLFAFGGSLLALLLIEPLVGWFSRGSTPQTGWQAAVATLAVVATAFLFCTYAWTRERVRPVRTERTPLRDDLKDLMRNRPWWILLGAGIAALIFNSIRDGAAVYYFKYYVQTEQTFGPDGTAISLTTLFLVLGQAANIAGILLVTPVSNRVGKKNAYLGAMAAATVLSLAFWLPGSGDVWAMMLLQVLISMCTGSIFPLLWSMYADIADYSELRTGRRATGLIFSSSSMSQKFGWTLGGALTGWLLGHYGFEANAMQEAAVQNGIRAMMSLLPAAGTVLSVLFIACYPLGERRVAEIGRKLAELRARSGGGEE, from the coding sequence ATGCACACCCCGATAAAACTGCGCGAAAAGATCGGCTACGGCCTCGGAGACGCCGCGTCGTCGATGTTCTGGAAACTATTCGGCTCCTACCTGCTCTTTTTCTACACCGACGTCTTCGGTCTTCCGGCCGCCGCCGTGGGCACGATGTTTCTCGTCACGCGGCTGTGGGACTCGTTCGTCGATCCCGTCGTCGGCGTACTGGCCGACCGCACGCGCAGCCGCCGGGGAAAATTCCGCCCCTACCTGCTCCGGTTCGCCGTACCGTTCGGCATCGCCGGCATACTCACCTTCACCACGCCCGGATTCGGTCCGACGGGCAAACTCGTCTATGCCTACGTCTCCTACGGCGCGATGATGATGGTCTATTCGGCGGTCAATGTTCCGTACGCCTCGCTGCTGGGAGTGATTTCGGACAACCCCCGGACCCGCACGGAACTCTCCTCCTACCGGATGCTCTTCGCCTTCGGCGGCAGCCTGCTGGCCCTTCTGCTCATCGAGCCGCTCGTCGGCTGGTTCAGCCGCGGAAGCACGCCCCAGACGGGTTGGCAGGCCGCCGTCGCAACCCTGGCGGTCGTCGCAACGGCCTTCCTTTTCTGCACCTACGCCTGGACGCGCGAACGCGTGCGTCCGGTCCGCACGGAGCGCACGCCGCTCCGCGACGACCTGAAAGACCTGATGCGGAACCGCCCGTGGTGGATACTGCTGGGAGCCGGCATCGCGGCACTGATTTTCAATTCGATACGCGACGGAGCAGCCGTCTATTACTTCAAGTATTACGTCCAGACCGAACAGACCTTCGGCCCGGACGGAACGGCCATTTCGCTCACGACGCTCTTCCTGGTGCTGGGACAGGCGGCCAACATCGCCGGCATCCTGCTCGTCACTCCCGTTTCGAACCGCGTCGGCAAGAAAAACGCCTATCTCGGAGCGATGGCGGCAGCCACCGTGCTGAGCCTGGCCTTCTGGCTGCCGGGCAGCGGAGACGTCTGGGCCATGATGCTTCTCCAGGTTCTGATCAGCATGTGCACGGGGAGTATTTTCCCGCTGCTCTGGTCGATGTACGCCGACATCGCGGACTATTCGGAACTGCGGACCGGACGCCGGGCCACGGGACTGATCTTCTCCTCGTCGTCCATGTCGCAGAAATTCGGCTGGACGCTCGGAGGCGCCCTCACGGGCTGGCTGCTGGGACACTACGGATTCGAGGCCAATGCGATGCAGGAAGCCGCCGTACAGAACGGCATCCGGGCGATGATGAGCCTCCTCCCGGCAGCCGGAACCGTTCTGTCGGTGCTCTTCATCGCCTGCTACCCGCTGGGCGAGAGACGGGTGGCCGAAATCGGACGGAAACTCGCCGAACTCCGCGCCCGTTCCGGCGGAGGCGAAGAGTGA
- a CDS encoding 6-bladed beta-propeller, with protein MNKGINRIAAAVGALAIGLSCTGGATTDYLLLPFPRQETPVRLDDLFRGVEITPLETTEASLLSYPELLKTCRDTLFVFDRSNSSLLLFAPDGKFIRRIGRIGRGPGEYLRARDFLIDPDRRTVSLLNPIGEIITYGFDGGFIRRERLPEPPANYQHFERLDAKSLVTWSSEHRAQEGGVRIWTREGFALQNHFFPASAAWSSLRNGPVFNRYRDTVYYHESLNNRVYAISSNGVRTAYAWDTEPPIEPERPALPENEIPAAGARHLEEYTTGKIPFFFGRQLQSGRYYYAALFSGYPQPRQTTLFHDRKTGRSFRFHRTEEGLPVGLYALSDGCALGLIPYEEREAFAKALPPREAERLLRMREDDNPVLVKYLF; from the coding sequence ATGAACAAAGGGATAAACAGGATCGCCGCGGCGGTCGGTGCGCTGGCGATCGGGCTCTCCTGCACGGGCGGCGCGACGACGGACTACCTGCTGCTTCCCTTTCCCCGGCAGGAGACGCCGGTGCGTCTCGACGACCTGTTCCGGGGCGTGGAGATCACGCCGCTGGAGACCACCGAAGCGAGCCTGTTGTCCTACCCCGAACTGCTGAAAACCTGCCGGGACACCCTGTTCGTATTCGACCGAAGCAACTCCTCGCTCCTGCTGTTCGCCCCGGACGGGAAGTTCATCCGACGGATCGGACGGATCGGGCGCGGCCCCGGAGAGTATCTTCGCGCACGCGATTTTCTGATCGACCCCGACAGGCGAACCGTCTCGCTGCTCAATCCCATAGGGGAGATCATCACCTACGGATTCGACGGCGGTTTCATCCGGCGGGAACGACTGCCCGAACCTCCCGCCAACTACCAGCACTTCGAGCGGCTCGATGCGAAGAGCCTCGTCACCTGGTCGTCCGAGCATCGAGCCCAGGAGGGAGGCGTCCGGATCTGGACCCGCGAGGGTTTCGCGCTGCAAAACCACTTTTTCCCCGCGTCGGCAGCCTGGTCGTCGCTTAGAAACGGCCCCGTATTCAACCGATACCGCGATACGGTCTATTACCACGAATCGCTGAACAATCGCGTCTATGCGATCTCGTCCAACGGCGTGCGCACCGCCTACGCATGGGATACGGAGCCGCCGATCGAACCCGAACGGCCGGCGCTCCCGGAGAACGAAATCCCGGCGGCAGGTGCACGCCACCTCGAAGAGTACACGACCGGGAAGATTCCCTTCTTCTTCGGCAGGCAGCTGCAATCGGGGCGATACTACTACGCGGCGCTCTTCTCCGGATACCCGCAGCCGCGGCAGACGACACTCTTCCACGACCGGAAAACGGGCCGGAGTTTCCGTTTCCACCGTACCGAAGAGGGACTGCCCGTCGGACTGTACGCCCTGTCGGACGGCTGCGCCCTCGGATTGATCCCCTACGAGGAGCGCGAAGCCTTCGCAAAGGCGCTTCCGCCCCGGGAAGCCGAACGCCTCCTGCGGATGCGGGAGGACGACAATCCGGTCCTGGTCAAATACCTGTTCTGA
- a CDS encoding glycoside hydrolase family 2 protein yields the protein MIRTRKTEPLTWIVGHAPDRKSVPERFVPATVPGAVQLDMARAEGYPDYNRADNYRRMTWMEDRFFTYRAEFDAPGLGQDRQLWFVSKGIDYRYEIRLNDTLLLAREGMFAPVEIDLTPHLHPRNRLEILLFPVPKRAGMPDDRTQASASVKPAVGYGWDWHPRLVPLGIWDETGLQIRRRSHLREVDVVYTLDDDLSGADLRIESRGAECEECRGVWELFDDRGRCAARAEGAVGQPLAARLENPRLWWTHDHGEPVLYTSRYTLRDAAGCDLECVEERIGFRRIRLVMNEGAWSEPAGFPKTRSAAPAQVELNGRRIFAKGSNWVCPELFPGTVDAARYETLIGIAAETHFNMLRSWGGGIVNKDAFFECCDRRGIMVWQEFPLSCNCYPDDPEYLAVLEREAAAIIRRLRRHPSLAVWCGGNELFNNWSGMTDQSLPLRLLNALCYRLSPEIPFNATSPLNGMAHGHYLFRWQGKDVFRMMNGSRFTAYTEFGIPGISPREVLEGIIPAEELFPPRPGTAWEEHHAFGAWDGDPSTWLGLPTLARYFPPAETLDELIAQSSLLQGEGYKAVFEEARRQKPYCSMALNWCFDEPWPAAANNSLVAYPAVLKPAIAEVRRACRPLCASARFARFDWKEDETFEAEVWILNDVFARTGPFVVTVTLRAGRAEERILRWESPSVEPNRNTAGPTARFRLPAWDTDRFGVELSVEGHPEMNACYTLMYRRSPRKRRCTSMNVTE from the coding sequence ATGATCAGAACCCGAAAAACAGAACCGCTCACGTGGATCGTCGGACACGCGCCGGATCGGAAATCCGTGCCGGAACGGTTCGTTCCGGCGACGGTTCCGGGCGCCGTGCAGCTCGACATGGCCCGCGCCGAAGGGTATCCCGACTACAACCGTGCGGACAACTACCGCCGCATGACGTGGATGGAGGACCGTTTCTTCACCTACCGCGCGGAGTTCGACGCCCCCGGGCTCGGGCAGGACCGGCAGCTCTGGTTCGTATCGAAGGGGATCGACTACCGCTACGAAATCCGCCTCAACGACACGCTCCTCCTGGCCCGCGAAGGCATGTTCGCACCCGTGGAGATCGACCTCACGCCGCACCTGCACCCCCGCAACCGGCTCGAAATACTCCTGTTTCCCGTTCCCAAACGCGCCGGAATGCCGGACGACCGCACGCAGGCTTCGGCCTCCGTGAAACCCGCCGTGGGCTACGGCTGGGACTGGCATCCGCGGCTCGTCCCGCTGGGTATCTGGGACGAAACGGGCCTCCAGATCCGCCGCCGGTCCCACCTCCGGGAGGTCGATGTCGTCTATACCCTCGACGACGACCTGTCCGGCGCCGATCTGCGGATCGAAAGCCGGGGCGCGGAGTGCGAGGAATGCCGCGGCGTCTGGGAACTCTTCGACGACCGCGGCCGCTGCGCGGCCCGGGCCGAAGGAGCCGTCGGACAACCGCTCGCGGCACGGCTGGAGAACCCCCGGCTGTGGTGGACCCACGACCACGGGGAACCCGTGCTGTACACCTCGCGCTACACGCTCCGCGACGCCGCAGGGTGCGATCTGGAATGCGTGGAGGAGCGGATCGGTTTCCGCCGCATCCGTCTGGTGATGAACGAGGGGGCCTGGAGCGAACCCGCCGGCTTTCCCAAAACCCGGAGCGCCGCCCCCGCGCAGGTCGAGCTGAACGGCCGCCGCATCTTCGCCAAGGGCTCCAACTGGGTCTGCCCCGAACTGTTCCCCGGCACGGTCGATGCGGCCCGTTACGAAACGCTGATCGGAATTGCCGCGGAGACCCATTTCAACATGCTGCGTTCGTGGGGCGGCGGCATCGTCAATAAGGACGCCTTCTTCGAGTGCTGCGACCGCCGGGGAATAATGGTCTGGCAGGAATTTCCGCTGTCGTGCAACTGCTATCCCGACGACCCGGAGTACCTCGCCGTACTGGAACGGGAGGCCGCGGCGATCATCCGAAGGCTGCGCCGACACCCCTCGCTGGCGGTCTGGTGCGGAGGCAACGAATTGTTCAACAACTGGTCGGGAATGACCGACCAGTCGCTTCCGCTGCGGCTGCTGAACGCGCTGTGTTACCGGCTCTCCCCCGAAATCCCGTTCAACGCCACGTCGCCCCTCAACGGCATGGCTCACGGCCACTACCTGTTCCGCTGGCAGGGAAAGGACGTTTTCCGCATGATGAACGGCAGCCGCTTCACGGCCTACACCGAATTCGGCATTCCGGGTATCTCGCCGCGGGAGGTCCTCGAAGGGATCATTCCCGCCGAAGAGCTTTTCCCGCCGCGTCCCGGCACGGCCTGGGAGGAGCATCACGCCTTCGGAGCCTGGGACGGCGATCCCTCGACATGGCTCGGACTGCCCACGCTCGCCCGCTATTTTCCGCCGGCCGAAACGCTCGACGAGCTGATCGCCCAAAGTTCCCTGTTGCAGGGCGAAGGCTACAAGGCCGTATTCGAGGAGGCGCGCCGCCAGAAACCCTACTGCTCCATGGCGCTCAACTGGTGTTTCGACGAGCCGTGGCCCGCAGCGGCCAACAATTCGCTGGTAGCCTATCCCGCGGTGCTCAAACCGGCGATCGCCGAAGTCCGCCGGGCCTGCCGTCCGCTCTGCGCCAGCGCCCGTTTCGCCCGCTTCGACTGGAAGGAAGACGAGACGTTCGAAGCCGAGGTCTGGATACTCAACGACGTTTTCGCCCGGACGGGACCCTTCGTCGTCACCGTAACCCTCCGTGCGGGCCGTGCGGAGGAACGCATCCTGCGCTGGGAAAGCCCCTCCGTCGAACCGAACCGCAATACGGCGGGACCGACGGCCCGGTTCCGGCTTCCCGCATGGGACACCGACCGCTTCGGAGTGGAGCTGAGCGTGGAGGGACACCCGGAGATGAACGCATGCTACACGCTGATGTACCGCCGTTCACCCCGCAAGAGACGCTGTACGTCCATGAACGTAACCGAATGA
- a CDS encoding Mrp/NBP35 family ATP-binding protein produces MEEKIKQVLSTVVHPETGKDIVASGFIEHTAAADGKVTVVLRFAKTRDPFAVKIKNQVEEQLRAAFPGSDVLVVVKEGGAAPRPEPKLNTSTGGIAHVIAVASGKGGVGKSTVTANLAVALRNMGFRVGILDADIYGPSQPKMFGVEGYMPEAVQEEGTDRILPAEAMDIRLMSIGFFIKPTDALLWRGAMAVSALKQMIHQTRWGTLDFLLADLPPGTGDVHLSIIGELKIDAAVIVSTPQQVAVADVARGVEMFRNENVRIPVAGIVENMAWFTPAELPENRYYLFGRGGAREYAERNGVDFLGEIPIVQSIMEGSDAGLPAAATHPLVEERYRDIARRIVEKVMKAG; encoded by the coding sequence ATGGAAGAGAAGATAAAGCAGGTGCTCTCGACGGTCGTCCACCCCGAAACGGGGAAAGACATCGTGGCGAGCGGATTCATCGAACATACGGCGGCGGCCGACGGCAAGGTGACCGTCGTGCTGCGCTTCGCCAAGACGCGCGACCCGTTCGCCGTGAAGATCAAGAACCAGGTCGAGGAGCAGCTCCGCGCGGCATTTCCCGGCAGCGACGTGCTGGTGGTCGTCAAGGAGGGCGGCGCCGCGCCGCGTCCCGAGCCGAAACTCAACACCTCGACGGGCGGCATCGCCCATGTGATCGCCGTGGCCTCGGGCAAAGGGGGCGTGGGCAAATCGACCGTCACGGCCAACTTGGCCGTCGCCCTGCGGAACATGGGCTTCCGCGTCGGCATCCTCGACGCCGACATCTACGGGCCCTCGCAGCCCAAAATGTTCGGCGTGGAGGGCTACATGCCCGAAGCCGTGCAGGAGGAGGGCACGGACCGCATCCTTCCGGCCGAGGCGATGGACATCAGGCTCATGTCGATCGGCTTCTTCATCAAGCCCACCGACGCGCTGCTGTGGCGCGGCGCGATGGCCGTGAGCGCCCTCAAGCAGATGATCCACCAGACGCGCTGGGGCACGCTGGACTTCCTGCTGGCGGACCTGCCTCCCGGCACGGGCGACGTGCACCTGTCGATCATCGGCGAGCTGAAGATCGACGCCGCGGTGATCGTCTCCACGCCCCAGCAGGTAGCCGTGGCCGACGTCGCGCGGGGCGTGGAAATGTTCCGCAACGAGAACGTCCGGATCCCGGTGGCGGGCATCGTGGAGAACATGGCGTGGTTCACCCCCGCCGAACTGCCCGAAAACCGCTACTACCTCTTCGGCCGCGGCGGAGCCCGCGAGTACGCCGAACGGAACGGCGTGGACTTCCTGGGCGAAATACCCATCGTGCAGTCGATCATGGAGGGAAGCGACGCGGGACTTCCGGCCGCCGCGACGCATCCGCTGGTCGAGGAACGCTACCGCGACATCGCCCGCCGCATTGTCGAAAAGGTGATGAAAGCGGGTTGA
- the sppA gene encoding signal peptide peptidase SppA: protein MNFIKTFLAGLLAFVVGTFLVFFIWIFVLMGIAGSMEKSVAVSPESILRIDFSEIITDSPSSDPLAGLNLVSLQRTRQLQLLQALRAIEAAASDDRIKGIYLRMNGGGGVAGTALLEELREALEEFGQTGKFIVAYNEVYSQGQYYLASVADRIYMQPEGGMDWSGLSMNLMFYKGLFDKLDLKAEVFRPTVCRYKSAVEPYILDRMSDENREQMQELVNSVWGTISGTVAAARGIDSAAMREITDRLQVTLPEDALEHGFVDGLIYEDQMKEVFAELGVADDGEGNYEFVSLGDYASMVGPDLDNLGADRVAVVYADGQIVDGEGYGEEIYGNTLAAKLAGVREDEKVKAVVLRVNSPGGSALASDVIWREMELLKAEKPVVVSMGSYAASGGYYISCPADVIVADRTTLTGSIGVFGMFINPIDALKNKLGVTLDGVKSNASAGMGSVSALTPVERASIMRGVDKVYETFTEHVAAGRNLPVERVLEIAGGRVWSGEDALEIGLIDTYGGLKTAIAMAVDKAGMGDDFRVVEVREEPTGLAAFLSAMNVSIREAFTRSELETVMKEYGAVREATRLQGILMYSPCKLEL, encoded by the coding sequence ATGAATTTCATCAAAACCTTTCTGGCCGGGCTTCTCGCCTTCGTCGTGGGAACGTTTCTGGTCTTTTTCATCTGGATTTTCGTATTGATGGGCATTGCCGGGTCGATGGAGAAGAGCGTCGCGGTCAGCCCCGAGTCGATCCTCAGGATCGACTTTTCGGAGATCATCACCGACTCCCCTTCGTCCGATCCGCTGGCGGGGCTGAACCTCGTGTCGCTGCAACGGACGCGGCAGTTGCAGCTGTTGCAGGCGTTGCGGGCGATCGAAGCCGCTGCGTCCGACGACCGGATCAAGGGCATCTACCTGCGTATGAACGGCGGGGGCGGCGTGGCCGGAACGGCCCTGCTGGAGGAGTTGCGCGAAGCGCTGGAGGAATTCGGCCAGACGGGCAAGTTCATCGTCGCCTACAACGAGGTCTATTCGCAGGGGCAGTACTACCTCGCCTCGGTGGCCGACAGGATCTACATGCAGCCCGAAGGCGGCATGGACTGGTCGGGACTTTCGATGAACCTGATGTTCTACAAGGGGCTGTTCGACAAGCTCGACCTGAAGGCCGAGGTGTTCCGCCCCACGGTGTGCAGGTACAAGAGCGCCGTGGAACCCTACATTCTCGACAGGATGTCGGACGAGAACCGCGAACAGATGCAGGAGCTGGTCAATTCCGTCTGGGGCACGATTTCGGGCACGGTAGCCGCGGCCCGCGGCATCGACTCCGCGGCGATGCGCGAGATCACCGACAGGTTGCAGGTGACGCTGCCCGAAGACGCGCTCGAACACGGCTTCGTGGACGGACTGATCTACGAGGACCAGATGAAGGAGGTCTTCGCCGAGCTGGGCGTGGCCGACGACGGGGAGGGCAACTACGAGTTCGTGTCGCTGGGCGACTACGCCTCGATGGTCGGGCCCGATCTGGACAACCTCGGAGCCGATCGGGTGGCCGTCGTCTATGCCGACGGGCAGATCGTGGACGGCGAGGGCTACGGCGAGGAGATTTACGGCAATACGCTGGCGGCGAAGCTGGCCGGCGTGCGCGAGGACGAGAAGGTGAAGGCCGTGGTGCTGCGCGTCAATTCCCCCGGCGGCAGCGCGCTGGCGTCGGACGTGATCTGGCGCGAGATGGAACTGCTGAAGGCCGAAAAACCGGTCGTCGTGTCGATGGGTTCCTATGCCGCCAGCGGCGGATACTACATTTCCTGTCCGGCCGACGTGATCGTGGCCGACCGCACGACGCTGACCGGTTCGATCGGGGTTTTCGGCATGTTCATAAATCCGATCGACGCGCTGAAGAACAAGCTGGGCGTCACGCTCGACGGCGTGAAGAGCAACGCTTCGGCCGGCATGGGGTCCGTATCGGCGCTGACGCCTGTCGAGCGGGCTTCGATCATGCGCGGCGTGGACAAGGTGTACGAGACCTTCACGGAGCATGTGGCCGCGGGGCGCAACCTGCCCGTCGAACGGGTGCTCGAGATCGCCGGCGGCCGCGTGTGGTCGGGCGAGGATGCGCTGGAGATCGGACTCATCGACACCTACGGCGGTCTGAAGACGGCCATTGCGATGGCCGTGGACAAGGCGGGGATGGGCGACGATTTCCGCGTCGTCGAGGTCCGCGAGGAGCCTACGGGCCTCGCCGCCTTCCTCTCGGCGATGAACGTGAGCATCCGCGAGGCCTTCACCCGCTCCGAGCTGGAGACGGTGATGAAGGAGTACGGAGCCGTCCGCGAGGCCACGCGCTTGCAGGGTATTCTGATGTATTCGCCCTGCAAACTCGAGTTGTAG
- a CDS encoding sulfatase family protein, whose translation MHKPFDTLGRLSLCAAGLAPAAAAGQQPAAPPNVIIIYADDLGFGDLSCNGSRTIATPNADRAAREGIRFTNVHTVASTSTPARYGLLTGQYPWRKPGTGIAAGDAGMIISPEQYTLADLFKSAGYVTGAVGKWHLGLGETARQQWNGEIAPGLRDIGFDYSFIMAATGDRVPCVYIENQRVVNLDPEDPIAVSYEKPFPGEPTGRDNPELLRMTPSHGHDQAIVHGIPRIGYMKGGKSALWRDEEIADRITEKALGFIADNRGRPFFLYLGTNDIHVPRVPHERFAGRSGMGPRGDAVLSFDHTVGKVLDALDSLGLADNTLLIISSDNGPVVDDGYNDRAAELLGDHRPWGDFRGGKYSAFEAGTRVPFIVRWPGHVAANRISDALLSHIDLYASLAALCGAALPEGAAPDSRNHLGTLLGTDSEGAEYVVGINLSQTLSVISDGWKYIAPSNAPARNEATDTEMGNDPAEQLYDLRNDPGERRNVAAGNPGEVARLKALLDRIKARPSRSGR comes from the coding sequence ATGCACAAACCGTTCGACACACTCGGCCGCCTCTCGCTCTGCGCGGCAGGGCTCGCCCCCGCGGCGGCAGCCGGCCAACAGCCGGCCGCACCGCCCAACGTCATCATCATCTACGCCGACGACCTCGGATTCGGCGACCTCTCCTGCAACGGCTCCCGGACCATCGCCACGCCGAATGCGGACCGGGCCGCACGCGAAGGCATCCGGTTCACGAACGTCCACACCGTAGCATCGACCAGCACGCCGGCGCGCTACGGCCTGCTCACGGGACAGTACCCGTGGCGGAAACCGGGTACGGGAATCGCCGCGGGCGACGCCGGCATGATCATCTCTCCGGAGCAATATACGCTGGCCGACCTGTTCAAATCCGCGGGCTACGTCACCGGCGCCGTCGGCAAATGGCACCTCGGCCTGGGAGAGACGGCCCGGCAGCAGTGGAACGGCGAAATCGCTCCGGGACTGCGGGACATCGGGTTCGACTACTCCTTCATCATGGCCGCCACGGGCGACCGCGTCCCGTGCGTTTACATCGAGAACCAGAGGGTCGTGAACCTCGACCCAGAAGACCCGATCGCCGTGAGCTATGAAAAACCCTTCCCGGGAGAGCCGACCGGACGCGACAACCCCGAGTTGCTGCGGATGACCCCCTCCCACGGACACGACCAGGCCATCGTCCACGGCATTCCGCGCATCGGCTACATGAAGGGCGGAAAAAGCGCCCTGTGGCGCGACGAGGAGATCGCGGACCGGATAACCGAAAAGGCCCTGGGGTTCATCGCCGACAACCGCGGCCGGCCGTTCTTCCTCTACCTGGGGACCAACGACATCCATGTTCCGCGCGTTCCGCACGAACGCTTCGCGGGCCGGAGCGGCATGGGGCCCCGCGGCGACGCCGTCCTTTCGTTCGACCATACGGTGGGAAAAGTGCTCGATGCGCTCGACTCGCTCGGCCTCGCGGACAATACGCTGCTCATAATCAGCAGCGACAACGGTCCGGTCGTGGACGACGGCTACAACGACCGGGCGGCCGAACTGCTGGGCGACCACAGGCCGTGGGGCGATTTCCGGGGCGGCAAGTACAGCGCCTTCGAGGCAGGCACGCGCGTCCCGTTCATCGTCCGCTGGCCCGGACACGTCGCCGCGAACCGCATTTCAGACGCCCTGCTGAGCCATATCGACCTCTACGCCTCGCTGGCCGCGCTCTGCGGAGCCGCGCTGCCCGAAGGGGCCGCGCCCGACAGCCGGAACCACCTCGGGACACTCCTCGGAACCGACTCCGAAGGGGCGGAATACGTCGTCGGCATCAACCTCTCGCAAACGCTCTCGGTCATCTCCGACGGCTGGAAATACATCGCCCCGAGCAACGCCCCGGCCCGGAACGAAGCGACCGACACCGAAATGGGAAACGATCCTGCGGAACAGCTCTACGACCTGCGGAACGACCCCGGCGAACGCCGGAACGTCGCCGCCGGAAACCCCGGGGAGGTCGCCCGGCTCAAGGCCCTGCTCGACCGCATCAAGGCCCGGCCGTCCCGCTCCGGGAGGTGA
- a CDS encoding sialate O-acetylesterase — translation MKRPIFLLLALGLSLSGNGRVRLPSLVGSGMVLQRNSDARIWGRAEPGRKVTITPSWGAEPAAVRADGSGRWSVRIETPDAGGPHTLTIDDGDPLVLDDILIGEVWLCSGQSNMEMPLRGFDSQPVNGSLETAMLAGEHPEIRLFRVSRAVSHEPQENCTGTWQVSSMRSASGFSAVGYHFGLCLARALGIPIGLIESDWGATRIEAWMSREAARNVRHDILATDAEHDPQNRTGALYNAMIRPLTPYTLRGFVWYQGESNKGCHADYARNMAAMVAEWRDAWGGGERMPFYYVQLAPFDYDIPMHRFRGERNPVLLPLLVEAQLRALELIPNADMAVNTDLGDAREIHPPGKRIVGQRLALLALAGTYGLSGIDSRGPQFESVSFGEGRAVVTFRSESTLHPVDVPLEGFEIAGSDRVFHPAEARVLHRGYDFSRQVEVRSNAVREPVAVRYAFRNVVGDVNLTNTAGLPAFPFRTDDWDDAVPARISEKTCTPR, via the coding sequence ATGAAACGACCGATCTTCCTGCTGCTGGCGCTCGGACTGTCGCTGTCGGGGAACGGGCGGGTGCGCCTCCCGTCGCTCGTCGGCAGCGGCATGGTGCTCCAGCGCAACAGCGACGCCCGCATCTGGGGCCGGGCGGAGCCGGGTCGGAAAGTGACCATCACCCCTTCGTGGGGCGCGGAACCGGCTGCGGTCCGGGCCGACGGATCGGGCCGGTGGAGCGTCCGGATCGAAACTCCCGACGCGGGAGGCCCCCATACGCTGACCATCGACGACGGCGATCCCCTCGTGCTCGACGACATTCTGATCGGAGAGGTCTGGCTCTGCTCCGGGCAGTCGAATATGGAGATGCCCCTGCGGGGATTCGACTCCCAGCCGGTGAACGGATCCCTCGAAACGGCCATGCTGGCCGGGGAGCATCCCGAAATCCGGCTGTTCCGCGTCTCCCGGGCCGTCTCGCACGAACCGCAGGAGAACTGCACCGGAACATGGCAGGTCTCCTCGATGCGTTCGGCTTCGGGGTTCAGTGCCGTGGGGTATCATTTCGGCCTTTGCCTCGCCCGGGCGCTCGGCATTCCGATCGGCCTGATCGAAAGCGACTGGGGAGCCACGCGCATCGAAGCCTGGATGAGCCGGGAGGCCGCCCGGAACGTACGGCACGACATTCTCGCCACCGATGCGGAACACGATCCCCAGAACCGCACGGGAGCGTTGTACAACGCCATGATCCGGCCGCTCACGCCCTACACGCTCCGGGGATTCGTCTGGTATCAGGGCGAATCGAACAAAGGCTGCCATGCGGACTATGCCCGGAACATGGCGGCGATGGTCGCCGAATGGCGCGACGCATGGGGCGGAGGCGAACGGATGCCCTTCTACTACGTGCAGCTCGCCCCCTTCGACTACGACATTCCGATGCACCGTTTCCGGGGCGAGCGGAACCCCGTACTGCTGCCGCTGCTGGTAGAGGCCCAGCTTCGGGCGCTCGAACTCATTCCCAATGCCGACATGGCGGTGAACACCGACCTGGGCGACGCCCGTGAAATCCACCCGCCCGGCAAACGGATCGTCGGACAAAGACTGGCGCTGCTGGCGCTCGCGGGGACATACGGATTGTCGGGCATCGACTCGCGGGGACCGCAATTCGAAAGCGTTTCGTTCGGAGAGGGACGGGCCGTGGTGACCTTCCGCAGCGAATCGACCCTGCATCCCGTGGACGTTCCGCTCGAAGGATTCGAAATCGCCGGATCCGACCGCGTATTCCATCCGGCCGAAGCGCGGGTGCTGCACCGCGGATACGACTTCAGCCGGCAGGTCGAAGTCCGCTCCAACGCCGTGCGGGAACCCGTCGCCGTCCGTTACGCGTTCCGCAATGTCGTCGGCGACGTCAATCTCACGAACACCGCCGGGCTTCCCGCATTCCCGTTCCGTACGGACGACTGGGACGATGCGGTTCCGGCCCGAATTTCCGAAAAGACATGCACACCCCGATAA